In Helianthus annuus cultivar XRQ/B chromosome 9, HanXRQr2.0-SUNRISE, whole genome shotgun sequence, the following are encoded in one genomic region:
- the LOC110878047 gene encoding coronatine-insensitive protein 1 translates to MNHSSHTQRWTSSGMSDVVFECVIPYIHNSRDRQSVSLVCRRWYELEAQTRKHVMIALCYAATPAQLSRRFPYLESIKLKGKPRAAMYNLIPEDWGGSVTSWVEEIARSFTCLKVVHFRRMIVTDEDLQVLARVRGHVLQVLKLDKCSGFSTDGLLHICRSCRNLNTLFLEESQVREKDGEWLHELALNNTVLETLNFYMTDLSQVDFKDLELLARKCKTLVSVKISDCEILDLVGFFQAAVSLEEFSGGCFNDQGEDYGAVSYPSSLCRLGLNYMSTNEMPIVIPFASRLKKLDLLYALLDTEDHCLLLSKCPNLEVLDTRNVIGDRGMEVLAQCCKKLKRLRIERGDDEQEMEDEEGIVSQIGLTAISQGCQDLQYIAVYVSDITNAALESMGMHLKNLSDFRLVLLDREEVITDLPLDNGVRALLHGCQKLKRFALYLRPGGLTDLGLTYIGQNSQNIRWMLLGYLGESDEGLLGFSKGCPSLQKLEVRGCCFSEQALAIAVLQLRSLRYLWVQGYRGSSNGYDLLTMARPFWNIEIIPSRRVLVGEDKEVEHPSHILAYYSLAGPRTDFPPSVISLNSVPFLDE, encoded by the exons ATGAACCATTCTAGCCACACCCAACGTTGGACATCATCCGGCATGTCCGACGTCGTATTCGAATGCGTCATTCCGTACATACACAACTCACGTGACCGACAATCTGTCTCCCTAGTGTGTCGGAGATGGTACGAGCTGGAAGCCCAGACACGTAAGCACGTCATGATTGCCTTGTGTTATGCCGCTACCCCGGCGCAGCTCAGCCGCCGGTTTCCCTATCTTGAGTCGATTAAGCTGAAAGGGAAGCCACGAGCCGCTATGTATAACCTCATCCCCGAAGATTGGGGTGGGTCTGTGACGTCATGGGTTGAGGAGATTGCCAGGTCTTTTACGTGTTTGAAGGTTGTTCATTTCAGACGGATGATTGTTACGGATGAGGATCTTCAAG TGCTTGCTCGTGTCCGAGGGCATGTTCTTCAGGTTCTTAAGCTTGATAAGTGCTCCGGCTTTTCGACCGATGGCCTGTTGCATATATGTCGTTCCTGCAG GAATCTCAATACCTTGTTTCTAGAAGAGAGCCAAGTAAGAGAGAAAGATGGAGAGTGGCTACATGAACTTGCATTAAACAATACTGTTCTTGAAACATTAAACTTTTACATGACCGATCTTTCGCAAGTTGATTTCAAAGATCTTGAACTTCTAGCCAGAAAATGCAAGACtttagtttcggtcaaaataagCGATTGTGAAATCTTGGATCTTGTTGGTTTTTTTCAAGCTGCCGTTTCATTAGAAGAATTTAGTGGTGGTTGTTTTAATGATCAAGGGGAAGATTATGGTGCGGTTTCTTATCCGTCAAGTTTATGTCGATTGGGTCTGAATTACATGAGCACAAATGAGATGCCGATTGTAATTCCATTTGCTTCGCGGCTCAAAAAGTTGGATCTTCTTTATGCCCTGCTTGACACTGAGGATCACTGTCTCTTGCTCTCAAAGTGCCCCAATTTGGAAGTTCTTGAT ACCAGAAACGTAATTGGGGATCGGGGAATGGAAGTTCTTGCTCAATGTTGCAAGAAACTAAAGCGGCTTAGAATCGAGCGAGGCGATGATGAACAAGAAATGGAAGATGAAGAAGGCATTGTTTCTCAAATAGGCCTAACCGCGATATCACAAGGCTGTCAAGACTTGCAATACATTGCTGTATATGTATCCGATATCACAAATGCAGCTCTTGAATCTATGGGCATGCACTTAAAAAACCTGAGTGATTTTCGTTTGGTTTTGCTAGATAGAGAGGAGGTTATTACAGATTTACCCCTTGACAACGGAGTCCGAGCTCTACTACATGGATGCCAAAAGCTTAAAAGATTTGCCCTCTATCTTCGACCCGGTGGGTTGACTGATTTGGGTTTGACTTATATCGGTCAAAATAGTCAAAATATAAGATGGATGTTGTTAGGTTATCTTGGAGAATCTGATGAAGGGCTATTAGGGTTTTCAAAAGGGTGTCCTAGTTTACAAAAACTTGAAGTTAGAGGATGTTGTTTTAGTGAACAAGCATTGGCTATTGCTGTTTTACAGTTAAGGTCTTTAAGATATCTATGGGTACAAGGGTATCGCGGGTCTTCAAACGGATATGATCTTTTAACAATGGCCCGCCCGTTTTGGAATATCGAGATAATTCCTTCTAGAAGAGTTCTTGTTGGAGAAGATAAAGAGGTTGAGCATCCTTCACATATACTTGCATATTACTCTCTTGCAGGACCAAGAACAGATTTCCCACCTTCGGTTATATCATTGAATTCGGTTCCTTTTCTTGACGAATAA